In Streptomyces nojiriensis, one genomic interval encodes:
- a CDS encoding helix-turn-helix domain-containing protein, translating to MASLNVGNLGEYLREQRRQAQLSLRQLAEQAGVSNPYLSQIERGLRKPSADILQQLAKALRISAETLYVQAGILDERDPDEVETRAVILADPSINERQKQVLLQIYESFRKENALEVPTDEMPSKTN from the coding sequence ATGGCATCGCTCAACGTCGGAAATCTCGGCGAGTACCTCCGTGAGCAGCGTCGGCAGGCTCAGCTTTCGCTGCGGCAGCTGGCCGAGCAGGCGGGGGTGTCGAATCCGTACCTGAGCCAGATCGAGCGTGGGCTGCGCAAGCCGAGCGCGGACATCCTGCAGCAGCTGGCCAAGGCGCTGCGGATCTCCGCGGAGACGCTGTACGTGCAGGCCGGGATCCTGGACGAGCGGGACCCGGACGAGGTGGAGACGCGAGCCGTCATACTCGCCGACCCCTCCATCAACGAGCGGCAGAAGCAGGTGCTGCTCCAGATCTACGAGTCGTTCCGCAAGGAGAACGCGCTCGAAGTGCCCACCGACGAGATGCCGTCGAAGACGAACTGA
- a CDS encoding putative protein N(5)-glutamine methyltransferase, translated as MTSLVESLRAAGCVFAEEEAELLTGAATGADHLAELLARRVGGEPLEHVVGWAEFCGLRMEVGAGAFVPRRRTEFLVREAVALARPGAVVLDLCCGVGALGAAVAAQLPGGVELHAADIDPAALVYARRNVAPYGGRVWEGDLYAALPPSLRGRVDVLVVNAPYVPTEEIVLMPSEARDHEPLVSLDGGADGLDIHRRVAAGALPWLAPGGHLLIETSARQSPSTASALTSAGFAVRAVTSEELYATVVIGTA; from the coding sequence GTGACATCACTTGTGGAATCCCTGCGCGCGGCGGGCTGCGTCTTCGCGGAGGAGGAGGCGGAGCTCCTGACCGGGGCCGCCACCGGCGCGGACCACCTGGCGGAGCTGCTGGCCCGCCGGGTGGGCGGCGAACCGCTGGAACACGTCGTCGGCTGGGCGGAGTTCTGCGGGCTGCGCATGGAGGTCGGCGCGGGGGCCTTCGTGCCGCGCCGGCGCACCGAGTTCCTGGTGCGGGAGGCGGTGGCACTGGCCCGGCCCGGCGCGGTGGTACTGGACCTGTGCTGCGGGGTCGGCGCGTTGGGCGCGGCGGTGGCCGCGCAACTGCCGGGCGGCGTGGAGCTGCACGCGGCGGACATCGACCCGGCGGCGCTGGTGTACGCGCGGCGCAACGTGGCCCCGTACGGCGGCCGGGTGTGGGAGGGCGACCTGTACGCGGCGCTCCCGCCCTCGCTGCGCGGCCGGGTGGACGTGCTGGTGGTCAACGCCCCGTACGTGCCGACGGAGGAGATCGTCCTCATGCCGTCGGAGGCACGCGACCACGAGCCGCTGGTCTCCCTGGACGGCGGGGCCGACGGCCTGGACATCCACCGCCGGGTGGCGGCGGGGGCCCTGCCCTGGCTGGCCCCGGGGGGCCACCTGCTGATCGAGACGAGCGCCCGCCAGTCCCCGTCGACGGCCTCGGCCCTGACCTCGGCGGGCTTCGCGGTCCGGGCGGTGACCTCGGAGGAGCTGTACGCGACGGTGGTCATCGGCACGGCCTGA
- a CDS encoding GNAT family N-acetyltransferase, which produces MSADVRPIAESELHDWLRAVHTGFLTATRVTDSDVAQRAKGNDFARTQGAFDSDTGRCVGAFRSFAQELTVPGGAAVPVSAVSNVGVLPTHRRQGLLTRMMAAEFAAAGERGDALATLIAAEYPIYGRYGFGPATTLTEWEIDVPRAGLDRRWSTPEDGGRIDLVDAAEFRRFGPGLHDKVRAAVPGAVNRNERWWNLATGLEEMSHRPYKEKFHAVYRTAEGEVAGVAVYTADDHWTDAKVPQNTVQVQDLLALTPQAERALWHFLCSIDWVLKVRTGHRAPDDLLPNLLPDPRAARVVTTADFLWVRVLDVVRALGARTYEVPGVLVLEVVDGTGPAAGRYRLDAGTGVCERTEEAADLRLDVAELGSLYLGDASAVRLAALGRVTEERPGAAALADAVFRTARRPWCPDVF; this is translated from the coding sequence ATGAGTGCTGACGTCCGGCCGATCGCCGAATCCGAACTCCACGACTGGCTGCGCGCCGTTCACACCGGTTTCCTGACCGCGACCCGGGTGACCGACTCCGATGTCGCCCAGCGCGCCAAGGGCAACGATTTCGCCCGCACCCAGGGCGCGTTCGACTCCGACACCGGCCGCTGCGTGGGTGCCTTCCGTTCCTTCGCGCAGGAGTTGACCGTGCCAGGCGGGGCCGCCGTCCCCGTCTCCGCCGTCTCCAACGTGGGCGTGCTGCCCACCCACCGCCGCCAGGGTCTGCTGACCCGGATGATGGCCGCCGAGTTCGCCGCGGCCGGGGAGCGCGGCGACGCCCTGGCGACGCTGATCGCCGCCGAGTACCCGATCTACGGGCGGTACGGGTTCGGGCCCGCCACCACCCTCACGGAATGGGAGATCGACGTACCGCGCGCCGGGCTGGACCGGCGGTGGTCGACGCCCGAGGACGGCGGGCGGATCGACCTGGTGGACGCCGCCGAGTTCCGGCGGTTCGGCCCCGGGCTCCACGACAAGGTGCGGGCGGCCGTGCCGGGGGCCGTGAACCGGAACGAGCGCTGGTGGAACCTGGCGACCGGGCTGGAGGAGATGTCGCACCGGCCCTACAAGGAGAAGTTCCACGCCGTGTACCGGACGGCGGAGGGCGAGGTGGCCGGCGTGGCCGTCTACACCGCCGACGACCACTGGACGGACGCGAAGGTCCCGCAGAACACCGTGCAGGTGCAGGACCTGCTGGCGCTCACCCCGCAGGCGGAGCGGGCGCTGTGGCACTTCCTGTGCTCCATCGACTGGGTGCTGAAGGTCCGCACCGGCCACCGGGCCCCCGACGACCTCCTCCCGAACCTGCTGCCCGACCCGCGTGCCGCCCGTGTCGTCACGACCGCCGACTTCCTGTGGGTGCGGGTCCTGGACGTCGTACGGGCGCTGGGCGCGCGGACGTACGAGGTGCCCGGGGTGCTCGTCCTGGAGGTCGTGGACGGGACGGGGCCGGCCGCCGGCCGCTACCGGCTGGACGCGGGCACCGGCGTGTGCGAGCGGACCGAGGAGGCGGCGGACCTGCGGCTGGACGTGGCCGAGCTGGGCTCCTTGTACCTGGGGGACGCGTCCGCGGTGCGGCTGGCCGCACTGGGACGGGTCACGGAGGAACGGCCGGGTGCGGCCGCGCTGGCGGACGCGGTCTTCCGCACCGCGCGCCGCCCGTGGTGCCCGGACGTCTTCTGA
- a CDS encoding AmfC protein, whose translation MNTSGTSVPASPASVAAAAVRPPAQRTAETQGPPGAATSLGLPELRALRRDAQRDEADLSYVRRLLQGRIDILRAELARRTDPEAPVVDRLSVILADAPSSRSASARHVTLGTPHSEEYRLLAAEMLADVELSDLGARTDDELHDGMGRLVRYEQQVSRRRQQLQRTVDDCTAEITRRYREGEAQVDDLLA comes from the coding sequence ATGAATACATCTGGTACCTCCGTACCTGCATCACCCGCTTCCGTCGCAGCTGCCGCGGTACGACCGCCCGCGCAGCGCACGGCCGAGACGCAGGGGCCGCCGGGCGCGGCCACCTCGCTCGGGCTGCCGGAACTGCGCGCGCTGCGCCGTGACGCGCAGCGCGACGAGGCCGATCTGAGCTACGTACGCAGACTGCTCCAGGGCCGCATCGACATCCTGCGGGCGGAGCTGGCCCGGCGGACGGACCCCGAGGCGCCGGTGGTGGACCGGCTCTCGGTGATCCTCGCCGACGCCCCCTCCAGCCGCAGCGCCTCCGCCCGGCACGTCACGCTCGGCACCCCGCACAGCGAGGAGTACCGGCTGCTGGCCGCGGAGATGCTGGCCGACGTGGAGCTCTCGGACCTCGGCGCCCGTACGGACGACGAACTGCACGACGGGATGGGGCGGCTGGTGCGCTACGAGCAGCAGGTCTCGCGGCGCCGCCAGCAGCTCCAGCGCACGGTGGACGACTGCACCGCGGAGATCACCCGGCGGTACCGGGAGGGCGAGGCGCAGGTGGACGACCTGCTGGCGTAG
- the dtd gene encoding D-aminoacyl-tRNA deacylase, with protein sequence MRAVVQRVDGASVVVGGETVGEIVGEGLCVLVGVTHDDTPEKAELLARKLWSVRILEGEKSCSDNGAPLLVISQFTLYGDARKGRRPTWNAAAPGPVAEPLVDEVVAQLRALGATVETGRFGADMRVSLTNHGPFTIVIDI encoded by the coding sequence ATGCGAGCAGTGGTGCAGAGGGTGGACGGCGCGAGCGTCGTCGTGGGCGGCGAGACCGTGGGCGAGATCGTCGGCGAGGGATTGTGCGTGCTGGTGGGGGTGACCCACGACGACACCCCGGAGAAGGCGGAGCTGCTGGCCCGCAAACTGTGGTCCGTACGGATCCTGGAGGGCGAGAAGTCCTGCAGCGACAACGGCGCACCGCTGCTGGTGATCTCCCAGTTCACGCTCTACGGCGACGCCCGCAAGGGCCGCCGCCCCACCTGGAACGCGGCCGCTCCCGGCCCGGTGGCCGAGCCGCTGGTCGACGAGGTCGTGGCGCAGTTGCGCGCGCTGGGTGCGACGGTGGAGACGGGCCGGTTCGGCGCGGACATGCGGGTCTCGCTGACCAATCACGGCCCGTTCACCATCGTCATCGACATCTGA
- a CDS encoding YgfZ/GcvT domain-containing protein, whose product MTSSPLLHLPGAVPAEGRDEGVAAHYGELYGEQRALAEGRGFVDLSHRGVVTVSGPERLSWLHLLLTQHLTELPAGQATEALILSANGHIEHALYLVDDGETTWAHVEPGTQGELIAYLESMKFFYRVEVADRTEEFAVVHLPAGSIAEVTRDKEHIVRETAYGRDVFLPRGELESFAAGHGPAAGLLAYEALRVEAHRPRLGQETDHRTIPHELGWIGTAVHLQKGCYRGQETVARVHNLGKPPRRLVFLHLDGSEVLLPAHGTPVRLASDGEEGRQLGFVTTAVRHHELGPIALALVKRNVPVDAPLLAGKTAAAQEVVVAP is encoded by the coding sequence ATGACCAGCAGCCCCTTGCTCCATCTCCCCGGCGCCGTACCGGCCGAAGGCCGTGACGAGGGCGTCGCCGCCCACTACGGCGAGCTGTACGGCGAACAGCGCGCCCTCGCGGAGGGGCGCGGCTTCGTCGACCTCTCGCACCGCGGAGTCGTCACCGTCAGCGGGCCGGAGCGCCTGAGCTGGCTGCACCTGCTGCTCACCCAGCACCTCACCGAGCTGCCGGCCGGGCAGGCCACCGAGGCGCTGATCCTCTCCGCGAACGGGCACATCGAGCACGCGCTCTACCTCGTCGACGACGGCGAGACCACGTGGGCGCACGTGGAGCCGGGCACCCAGGGCGAGCTGATCGCCTACCTGGAGTCCATGAAGTTCTTCTACCGCGTCGAAGTAGCCGACCGCACCGAGGAGTTCGCGGTCGTGCACCTGCCGGCCGGCTCCATCGCCGAGGTCACCCGGGACAAGGAGCACATCGTCCGGGAGACCGCGTACGGCCGGGACGTCTTCCTGCCCCGCGGCGAGCTGGAGTCCTTCGCCGCCGGGCACGGCCCGGCCGCGGGCCTGCTCGCGTACGAGGCCCTGCGCGTCGAGGCGCACCGGCCGCGGCTCGGCCAGGAGACCGACCACCGCACCATCCCGCACGAGCTGGGCTGGATCGGCACCGCCGTGCACCTGCAGAAGGGCTGCTACCGCGGCCAGGAGACGGTCGCCCGCGTCCACAACCTGGGGAAGCCCCCGCGCCGCCTGGTCTTCCTGCACCTGGACGGCTCGGAGGTGCTGCTCCCGGCACACGGCACCCCCGTGCGACTCGCCTCGGACGGGGAGGAGGGCCGTCAGCTGGGCTTCGTGACCACGGCCGTCCGCCACCACGAGCTGGGTCCGATCGCGCTCGCGCTGGTCAAGCGGAACGTGCCGGTCGACGCGCCGCTGCTGGCCGGGAAGACGGCCGCCGCGCAGGAGGTCGTCGTAGCGCCCTGA
- a CDS encoding Fur family transcriptional regulator translates to MGSGVDTESSDWKSDLRQRGYRLTPQRQLVLEAVDSLEHATPDEILVEVRKTASGVNISTVYRTLELLEELKLVSHAHLGHGAPTYHLADRHHHIHLVCRDCGEVIEADVDIAAEFTAKLRTAFGFETDMKHFAIFGLCRKCAAKQRAAQP, encoded by the coding sequence GTGGGGAGCGGCGTGGACACCGAAAGCTCTGACTGGAAGAGCGACCTGCGGCAGCGCGGATACCGGCTGACACCGCAGCGCCAGCTCGTGCTCGAAGCGGTCGACTCCCTGGAGCACGCCACGCCGGACGAGATCCTCGTCGAGGTGCGCAAGACCGCCTCCGGGGTCAACATCTCCACCGTCTACCGCACCCTGGAGCTCCTGGAGGAGCTCAAGCTGGTCTCGCACGCCCACCTGGGGCACGGGGCCCCCACCTACCACCTCGCCGACCGGCACCACCACATCCACCTGGTCTGCCGGGACTGCGGCGAGGTCATCGAGGCGGACGTGGACATCGCCGCCGAGTTCACGGCGAAGCTCCGTACCGCCTTCGGCTTCGAGACCGACATGAAGCACTTCGCGATCTTCGGTCTGTGCCGCAAGTGCGCTGCCAAGCAGCGTGCCGCTCAGCCGTAG
- a CDS encoding FABP family protein has translation MIQIPSDLNPGLVPLAFLLGNWEGAGVFDFPGEEKCNFGQEVVFSHDGRDFLEYTSHTWVLDAEGKKVRPLESESGYWRIDKDRKVEIVMVRDQGVVEVWYGELADQKPQIDLVTDAVARTAASGPYSGGKRLYGYVKSDLMWVGEKATPDVELRPYMSAQLKKVVTPEEVAEMARNLPDMPDDGIAFFR, from the coding sequence ATGATCCAGATCCCGTCCGACCTGAACCCGGGCCTCGTCCCCCTCGCCTTCCTCCTCGGCAACTGGGAGGGTGCGGGAGTCTTCGACTTCCCCGGCGAGGAGAAGTGCAACTTCGGCCAGGAAGTCGTCTTCAGCCACGACGGCCGGGACTTCCTGGAGTACACCTCCCACACCTGGGTCCTCGACGCCGAGGGCAAGAAGGTGCGCCCGCTGGAGTCCGAGTCGGGCTACTGGCGCATCGACAAGGACCGCAAGGTCGAGATCGTCATGGTCCGTGACCAGGGCGTCGTCGAGGTCTGGTACGGCGAGCTCGCCGACCAGAAGCCCCAGATCGACCTCGTGACCGACGCGGTCGCCCGCACCGCGGCCTCCGGTCCGTACAGCGGCGGCAAGCGGCTCTACGGCTACGTCAAGAGCGACCTCATGTGGGTCGGCGAGAAGGCCACCCCGGACGTCGAGCTGCGCCCGTACATGTCGGCCCAGCTGAAGAAGGTCGTCACGCCCGAGGAGGTCGCCGAGATGGCGCGCAACCTCCCGGACATGCCGGACGACGGCATCGCCTTCTTCCGCTGA